Proteins co-encoded in one Melioribacteraceae bacterium genomic window:
- the nrfD gene encoding polysulfide reductase NrfD, whose protein sequence is MSFIDYSQELSVVEGKPPLRSLDDLISKPLETRPDKKFYIALSITLSMLGLFVIGLGLTFWYGVGMWGNNNPVGWAFDIVNFVFWVGIGHAGTLISAILFLFRQKWRTGIARFAEGMTIFAVMTALLFPLIHVGRPWLDGWLMPYPNQHGLWVNFTSPLLWDVFAVSTYFLVSLIFWYVGLIPDFATLRERTSGKIKKVIYSTFSLGWRFSNRHWQHYEMVYLILAGFATPLVLSVHTIVSFDFAVSILPGWHTTIFPPYFVAGAVFSGFAMVQNVLIFVRKIFNYEHIITLDTLEKMNKIMLVTGSMVGYAYAMEFFIAWYSGVQPEQFTFLNRAFGPYAWAYWIMVSCNVITPQLFWFKKIRRSIPVMFVVAVFVNVGMWFERFVIVVTSLSRDYLPSSWAYYTPTLVDAMILLGSFGFFFTWILLFTKALPVVSIAEVKAVVDDAQPTHKDH, encoded by the coding sequence GTGAGTTTCATCGACTATAGTCAGGAATTATCTGTTGTTGAAGGGAAACCGCCGTTACGTTCCCTTGATGATTTGATTTCAAAACCGTTAGAGACCAGACCGGATAAAAAATTTTACATCGCGCTTTCAATTACTCTTTCGATGCTTGGACTTTTTGTAATTGGTCTCGGATTAACATTCTGGTACGGCGTTGGAATGTGGGGTAATAACAACCCTGTAGGATGGGCGTTCGATATTGTTAACTTCGTCTTCTGGGTCGGTATCGGTCATGCAGGCACCTTGATCTCGGCAATTCTTTTTCTCTTCCGTCAGAAGTGGAGAACCGGTATCGCCAGGTTTGCTGAAGGTATGACGATATTTGCTGTTATGACTGCCTTACTATTCCCTTTGATACACGTTGGTCGTCCCTGGCTGGACGGGTGGTTAATGCCGTATCCTAATCAGCACGGCTTATGGGTGAATTTTACTTCGCCTTTGCTTTGGGATGTGTTTGCGGTATCGACCTATTTCCTTGTATCACTAATTTTCTGGTATGTGGGATTAATACCTGATTTCGCTACATTAAGGGAAAGAACTTCCGGAAAAATTAAAAAAGTAATCTATTCTACTTTCAGTCTCGGATGGAGATTCTCAAACCGGCACTGGCAGCATTATGAAATGGTCTATTTAATACTTGCCGGATTTGCCACTCCGCTTGTACTTTCGGTTCACACAATAGTAAGTTTCGACTTTGCCGTTTCAATTCTTCCCGGCTGGCATACAACAATTTTCCCTCCGTACTTTGTTGCCGGCGCTGTCTTCTCCGGATTCGCGATGGTTCAAAATGTTCTGATCTTTGTCCGCAAAATTTTTAACTATGAACATATTATTACCCTCGATACACTCGAGAAAATGAACAAAATAATGCTCGTAACCGGTTCAATGGTTGGATATGCTTATGCAATGGAATTCTTTATTGCATGGTACAGCGGCGTTCAGCCCGAACAGTTCACTTTTCTTAACCGTGCTTTCGGTCCATATGCATGGGCTTACTGGATAATGGTATCATGTAATGTCATCACTCCACAGCTCTTCTGGTTCAAAAAGATTAGAAGATCTATACCTGTTATGTTTGTCGTTGCTGTATTCGTTAATGTCGGAATGTGGTTCGAGAGATTTGTAATAGTTGTTACATCCTTATCCAGAGATTACCTCCCGTCAAGCTGGGCATACTATACACCAACATTAGTAGACGCGATGATATTGCTCGGAAGTTTCGGATTTTTCTTCACCTGGATCTTATTATTTACTAAAGCATTACCAGTTGTTTCAATTGCAGAAGTTAAAGCAGTCGTAGATGATGCTCAACCTACTCATAAGGATCATTGA
- a CDS encoding DUF3341 domain-containing protein: protein MSDKILYSYTGIFDTPDEIIHAAGKASEHGFEKYDVHTPYPLHGMNKAMKLPPSKLGYVALVVGLSGALAALLLMFWMSAVDYPIVIGGKPFFSFPAYVPVMFEVTVLSASIATVLTMLFVFFKLPNNAHPLHDTDYMKKVASDKYGISIQAEDKLFSESSVQKFLNECGAKEITAVYYDNDEIAHKHKILEPKFIAFLLFTAFLTSGVTYFTLNKLLFMPPFDWMMEQAKLNPQSVSEVFSDGFGMRKPVEGTIARGFTPYQFAGQPEVAEANLVNPIPVSKEVLELGQQKYDTFCSPCHGYYGEGDSRLRGQFPNPPSLHSEKIRSWKDGRIFHVITDGQNIMPSYSGQLTVEERWAVVHYTRVLQRALNAKESDLQ from the coding sequence ATGAGTGATAAGATATTATATAGCTATACCGGTATCTTCGATACACCCGATGAAATAATCCATGCCGCCGGAAAAGCCTCGGAACATGGATTTGAAAAGTACGATGTTCATACACCGTACCCGCTGCACGGTATGAATAAGGCTATGAAACTACCGCCTTCCAAACTCGGCTATGTTGCTCTCGTAGTTGGTCTGTCCGGTGCTCTGGCCGCTCTACTTTTAATGTTCTGGATGTCTGCTGTCGATTACCCGATTGTCATCGGTGGAAAACCGTTCTTTTCATTCCCAGCGTATGTACCGGTGATGTTCGAAGTTACCGTTCTATCGGCTTCGATTGCTACGGTTCTTACAATGCTTTTTGTTTTCTTTAAATTGCCTAACAATGCTCATCCACTTCATGATACTGATTATATGAAAAAGGTAGCATCCGATAAGTACGGTATTAGTATCCAGGCCGAGGATAAACTATTCTCAGAATCCTCCGTCCAGAAATTCCTTAACGAGTGCGGTGCCAAAGAAATAACGGCTGTCTATTACGATAACGATGAGATTGCTCATAAACACAAAATACTCGAACCTAAGTTTATCGCCTTCCTCCTCTTTACTGCTTTTCTTACATCAGGTGTAACATATTTCACTCTTAATAAATTACTCTTTATGCCCCCGTTCGATTGGATGATGGAACAGGCAAAACTCAATCCTCAATCAGTTTCTGAGGTATTTTCTGACGGCTTCGGTATGAGAAAACCCGTTGAAGGAACTATCGCCAGAGGATTCACTCCGTATCAGTTCGCCGGTCAGCCGGAAGTTGCTGAAGCCAATCTTGTCAACCCTATCCCAGTTTCGAAAGAAGTGCTCGAATTAGGCCAGCAGAAATATGATACATTCTGCAGTCCCTGTCACGGTTATTACGGGGAAGGGGATAGCCGATTGAGAGGCCAATTCCCGAATCCTCCTTCTCTTCATTCCGAAAAGATTAGATCCTGGAAAGACGGACGGATTTTTCATGTTATTACAGACGGACAGAATATTATGCCCTCATATTCTGGTCAACTTACGGTTGAAGAAAGGTGGGCTGTCGTTCACTACACAAGAGTTTTACAAAGAGCGCTAAATGCTAAGGAGTCTGACTTACAATGA
- a CDS encoding TAT-variant-translocated molybdopterin oxidoreductase, translating to MNDNRNSKEVKKDFWKSLKDYNNDPEMIRIKENEFLEGVTNEFDESGLSGISRRKFIALLSASTAFAATACTDYRDKGEIIPYNKRPEEIHPGKANYYASTCNGCANTCGILVKTREGRPIKIDGNPDHPVNKGKLCSKGQAGILNLYDPERLKEPMSGGRKSDWKSIDAEIISYLNDSKISNKEIALICGTVVSPTVKNLFDDFSRIYPNTKIYPIELTGDRIRREAWFDSYGTYDYPAFKLDEAEVILSLDSDFLGVEGNYIENMQKYTTRRESVDKLNFNRLYVAEGRLSATGMMADYRIPISPDKQYQFVLMLIKELVKSGSSVNLGNEALSIINNTSVQVNADKQKIAHLIRDLNSNRGKSIVIAGDTLPKEVHIAVNMLNEILGNTTLFDFSKSFKSVLPFAAPDQISRLIDSMNNGNVGVVIHLDSNPVFILPPDYGYQAALKKVTATVALTESENETSTLCKYSLPVNNQLESWGDSNNRYGVYSLQQPVISPLFNTRQKESVLLTWISGDAASYNDDLYHKYLINYFNQNIFTKANSMADQKSFWYSALHDGVVLFSENKNRTPFNSGAFKIRKESDREKGFTVHLTESYFLGDGRFANNGWLQEVPHPVSKITWDNYAALSPSTAVSLDVEMNDLIEISVNRKVLQLPVMVQPGMSDSTINIELGYGRTVIGDVGKNVGINPVQFMSKNNIDSPFVYTNATVRKVEGKHKLVSTQEHHSLDDTFVKDFHRIRKIIQEGTVENYQKDPHFLHANKHEIFGITREHKYTGVKWAMSIDLNKCTGCTACVTSCNVENNIPVVGKDQVEKGREMHWMRLDRYYSGTPDDPVVSNQPMLCQHCDNAPCENVCPVNATNHSPDGLNQMAYNRCVGTRYCSNNCPYKVRRYNFFDFRDHFADEYYQNNLTSLINNPEVTVRSRGVMEKCTFCVQRIMEARSNAITEGRELKGTDVVTACQQACPTNAIVFGDSNDPESKISKLREHNLAYHVLEELNIKPNVTYIAKLRNTHPEGN from the coding sequence ATGAACGATAATCGGAATTCTAAGGAAGTAAAAAAAGATTTTTGGAAAAGTCTTAAAGACTACAATAATGATCCGGAAATGATCAGGATTAAAGAGAATGAATTTCTCGAAGGTGTTACTAACGAATTTGACGAATCCGGACTTTCAGGAATTTCCAGAAGAAAATTTATCGCACTTCTGTCTGCTTCAACAGCATTTGCAGCAACTGCCTGTACCGATTATCGGGATAAAGGCGAAATAATTCCGTACAATAAAAGACCTGAGGAAATACATCCGGGTAAAGCAAACTATTATGCTTCAACTTGTAACGGTTGCGCTAATACCTGCGGGATTCTTGTAAAGACAAGAGAGGGGAGACCTATTAAAATTGATGGTAACCCCGATCACCCCGTAAATAAAGGGAAATTATGTTCAAAAGGTCAGGCCGGAATTCTAAATCTCTATGATCCCGAACGTTTAAAAGAGCCAATGTCGGGCGGCAGAAAATCCGATTGGAAAAGTATTGATGCTGAGATAATCAGTTATCTGAATGATTCTAAAATATCGAATAAAGAAATTGCTCTTATTTGCGGGACGGTTGTCTCACCAACGGTTAAAAATCTTTTTGATGATTTTTCCAGAATTTATCCGAATACAAAAATTTATCCTATAGAACTAACCGGCGACCGTATAAGACGTGAAGCGTGGTTCGATTCTTACGGTACATATGATTATCCGGCCTTTAAACTTGATGAAGCAGAAGTTATTCTCTCCCTCGATTCAGATTTCCTTGGTGTTGAAGGAAATTATATTGAGAATATGCAAAAGTATACAACAAGGCGCGAATCTGTTGATAAATTGAATTTTAACCGGCTCTATGTTGCCGAGGGCAGATTGAGCGCTACAGGAATGATGGCCGATTACAGAATTCCCATTTCTCCTGATAAGCAGTATCAGTTTGTATTGATGTTGATTAAGGAATTAGTGAAATCAGGGTCATCGGTTAATCTTGGGAATGAAGCATTATCAATAATTAATAATACTTCAGTCCAGGTAAATGCTGATAAACAGAAAATCGCTCACCTTATTAGAGACCTTAATTCTAATCGTGGAAAGTCAATTGTTATTGCGGGCGATACGTTGCCTAAAGAGGTTCATATAGCTGTAAATATGTTAAATGAAATACTGGGCAATACAACACTCTTTGATTTTTCGAAATCATTTAAATCAGTTTTACCTTTTGCTGCTCCTGATCAGATCTCCCGGTTGATAGATTCAATGAATAACGGAAATGTCGGCGTTGTTATTCATCTCGACTCTAATCCTGTATTTATTCTACCGCCTGATTACGGCTACCAAGCCGCGCTGAAAAAGGTTACTGCTACAGTTGCATTGACCGAATCGGAAAATGAAACCTCTACTCTTTGCAAATATTCTTTGCCGGTCAATAATCAGCTTGAAAGCTGGGGCGACTCAAATAACCGCTACGGAGTTTACAGCCTGCAGCAGCCTGTTATTTCACCTTTATTCAACACAAGACAAAAGGAATCTGTCTTGTTAACATGGATTTCTGGCGATGCCGCTTCTTATAATGATGATCTTTATCATAAATATCTGATAAATTATTTTAATCAGAATATTTTCACCAAAGCGAACAGCATGGCAGATCAGAAATCTTTCTGGTATTCCGCACTGCACGACGGAGTTGTTCTGTTTTCTGAGAACAAAAATAGAACTCCGTTTAATTCAGGTGCTTTCAAAATTCGGAAAGAGTCAGATCGTGAAAAAGGATTTACTGTTCATCTCACGGAAAGTTATTTCCTTGGCGACGGCCGCTTTGCAAATAACGGATGGCTTCAGGAAGTACCTCATCCGGTAAGCAAAATCACATGGGATAATTATGCGGCATTGTCTCCTTCAACAGCCGTAAGTCTCGACGTAGAGATGAATGATCTGATCGAAATATCAGTGAACAGAAAAGTTCTGCAATTACCTGTTATGGTTCAGCCGGGTATGTCGGATTCTACTATAAACATTGAACTTGGATACGGAAGAACCGTAATTGGTGATGTTGGTAAAAACGTCGGAATCAATCCTGTCCAGTTTATGTCGAAGAATAATATCGATTCACCTTTTGTCTACACTAATGCTACTGTAAGAAAAGTTGAAGGGAAACACAAATTAGTGTCTACGCAGGAACATCATTCCCTCGACGATACTTTTGTGAAAGATTTTCACAGGATCAGAAAGATTATTCAGGAAGGAACCGTGGAAAACTATCAGAAAGATCCTCACTTCCTTCATGCCAATAAACATGAAATCTTTGGAATCACAAGAGAGCATAAATACACCGGCGTTAAATGGGCTATGTCGATCGACCTTAATAAATGTACCGGTTGTACTGCGTGTGTTACTTCATGTAACGTAGAAAATAATATTCCTGTTGTCGGTAAAGATCAGGTTGAGAAGGGACGCGAAATGCACTGGATGCGCCTCGATCGGTACTACTCCGGAACACCGGATGACCCGGTTGTAAGCAACCAGCCGATGTTGTGCCAGCATTGCGATAACGCTCCTTGCGAAAATGTATGCCCTGTTAATGCTACGAATCACAGCCCGGATGGTCTGAACCAGATGGCCTACAATCGTTGTGTCGGTACACGTTACTGCTCGAACAACTGTCCCTATAAAGTTAGAAGATATAATTTCTTCGATTTCCGCGATCACTTTGCCGATGAATACTATCAGAACAACCTTACTTCATTGATTAATAATCCCGAAGTAACTGTCCGGTCACGAGGAGTAATGGAGAAATGTACTTTCTGCGTACAAAGAATTATGGAAGCCCGTTCCAATGCTATCACCGAAGGAAGAGAACTCAAAGGTACTGATGTAGTTACAGCTTGCCAGCAGGCTTGCCCGACTAACGCAATCGTATTTGGCGATTCGAATGACCCTGAATCAAAAATCTCGAAATTAAGAGAACACAACCTGGCCTATCACGTTCTCGAGGAATTGAATATTAAACCTAATGTTACATATATAGCAAAACTTAGAAATACTCATCCGGAGGGCAATTAG